The Megachile rotundata isolate GNS110a chromosome 6, iyMegRotu1, whole genome shotgun sequence nucleotide sequence CGCCTTCCGTGACCGACGAGTACTTGGATTGGACGGACAATTGTTGAGCAGACTCGGTGGAGTCGAGGGTTTCGTTGTTGCGAAACGCGGGTGTTTTGTTCGTATCGTTCGCTGTTGGTCTGCTTAGACACGGGGGCGAGGTTTTCTCGCTCGTTTGTTGCTGTTTGGTAATAGGAACAACCAAGGGAGCTATCGATGACCTGGCAGGCTTAACTGGCGCGCACTGAGCAGCTAGATGACTTTTGCCGCTCAAATTGCTGTTCGCGTTTCGATTATCGGTGTTGGAGGAATCCGCTGGTCGAGGTAATCTTAGTCTCGCGTCCATTTGAAACTGTTGGAGATTCGGTGCTTGACTTAGAGCGTAAAGACTCTGCAGGCTGGGGAAAACGGACGAGAGATTGGTGTTGGATCTGCTACTACTCAGGGGACTAGAAAGGCCAGGTGCGTAGACCGGTGTTCGAACTGGTGTAGGCAAGGGGCAGTCGCTGACTCGATGCGCTGCTGGAGTCAAAGAACCGGGTGGTGCTCGATAATACCTGTGGCCGCTCATCAACGTTACAACCTGTCCTTGTTCCGAAATGCTTGGCATGCCATCTCTGATAGTTGATTTTGTCTTCAGTTTCGTAACAGGCTGCGGTATTCTCAACGGATGCATGTCCACTTTCTTTCCTCCGCTGAGATCCAAGATATCCCTCGAATCTTGGTCTCTTTTGCGTTTCGAAGGAGGCGGTGGTCGCTGCTGATTCCCTTCGCGCTCCAATTGTTTGGTCTGCCTCGGTTTTGGCGGTGCAGGCATTCTGATTTGTCCGGCTTTCAAAGCTTTCAGTACACGAGGATCCACAGACCTATCGTTCAAAGTGATGCTCGGGCTCACTTTTCCCAGCGTGTTTTTACGGTTGTCTTTGGAATCGTTGGGTTCAGGGAATCCTCCGCTGTTGCCCGGAGACTTGGGTGCTGTGAGGGTGATACTGAGACTGGCGGGTATGTTCAATCCGCAACCGTCCAGTATGTTTCTGGTATCGTGCGACAGCACCGGGTTGGGCGAAACTTTGGAGCTCTGAGTCGTCGGCGTTCGACTAGGACCAGCTTCTCCGGCCATAGTCGCCATTCTCTTCGCGGGAATAACGTGTTCGCTGGGGAGTTTTCGATGCGACTTGGGAGTATTTTGTATAGCAGGCGGTGGAGGAGCAACGGGTTGTTTCTTCACGCTTTGAGGTTGTACCTGATGTTGTCTCTTTCGTTTGATATCGCAGATAGGTAGCCCGGGTGGACATTTTCTTTTCACCGCTCCCGCTGGAACAATCGGTGGATCGTTGGAGAAGGTGTACACGTCCACTTTCGTAGAATTGTTATTCGCGTTGATGCTTTTCGTATAACTCAATACACACGTATCCACATCACTGCATTGTTTATTCGCGTTCACTCGCGTATTACCGGTCAATCCGCCGATCGTTGCTACGCGTTTGCTCGCACTCGTCGCATTTACACCACTGTTCTCGTTGTTGTTCTTGTTCTTCGCGTTTTCCGCGTTACTCGACGACTCGGCCGTAACTTTGTCCTGTTCCTTTTTCGGAGTAACGTTTCCCTTATTGTGAGGCTCGTTGGTTTCGTTAGCGGCGTTCACCTTATTCGATTCGAAACTAGATTCTAACGTATCCGTTCCCGGTTCTCTGGCAGTTAACTGGAAACTTTGAAGGAATCGTTTCTTCTCCTGTTGCTCCGCAGGCTTTTTTTGTATGGTTTTCAACGCGTTATTGGTCGTGTTCTTCTCGGGAGTCGATCTTTCCACGAAAGTAACCCTTCGTCTTTGTTTCTCTTGCTTCTCCGCTTGTTGTTTCTCCTTGTCTCTCTGTAACTGTTGAATGACCAACGAACCAGCTGAATCTTTCTCCATCTGACCACAATGTAGCAACACGTTGCTGATAACTTTTGGTTTGTTCGGAGTACTATTATTTGGCGTACACTGTTTCAACGTTATCTTTACTCCGTTCGAGTTTTGCCCGTTACCAATGCTAACGACGCTGAACTCTGGACTGGACGTGGTCGTGGTGTTCTGTTCTTTCGAGCTCCAACTGCCGGGAGGACTTCTCAAAACTTCGTATCTGCCGTCCGGATTCTTCAGTATCTTGATCGGTGTTTTTATCTGTTGTTTGTTCGTTTCAGTCGACACGGGTGACGCAACGGTGTTGGTAATAGTGGTCGTGGTCGTGGACATCGTTTTCGAAGCTGTTATCGAAACCGTGGTCGAAGCAACGGTCGTCGAGGTTACCGCGTTACTCGACGGTGGTTCCTCCTTAGTCTCGACCTCTTTGGCCACTTTCACGCGCGCTTGTTCACTAGGTGACCGTGCCTTTTCGGTCGAAACTGCGCATCGATCGCTGCTCAGCCTAGATTCCGGCTTTTTCTCCGAATTTTCCGTGTCAGCGTTGTCTCCCGTTGCGACGGGCGCATCAATGGGAGGAAAACTCGCGCCCAAACCTGGCGTGGAAGGTCTGTCGTAAGGAGGTGCTTCCAGTCTCTGCTCTTCCAATGCAACTCGATAAAAAAATCGCATCGGTGCGTTCTGAAATTATGATTATGCGAGGATTAGATCATCGAAAAAATAAGCTTGCGACGTTAAAATATAAGTCATTATACCCTTTTCCACGCGTAAATGTAGGCGACGTCCATAAGAGTCCAGTGCTCCGGCAGCGGAGCACGTCGGTGACAAATTTCGATGGTGTACCTAGTCATGTCGACGCTGTACTTCAAGGCTAAGAATTTCTTCAGGTGCGCGATAGTCACCAGCGCCGGACATTGAAGGTATCGCCTGTTACTCGTACTCGTCCCGTAGTTACCATTGTTACTGGTACCGTTGTTATTACCGCAGACGTTATTTTGGTTGTGGGAATTGTTAGTATCGTCATTGGTACTGAGTAGAATGGTCAGAGGATCGGCTCCGGGTGGTAGATACTCTAAGCTCAAACTAACAGCATCCTCCGGGGCGAAGATTAACCTTCCGCTCACGTCTTCTCCTCGCTGCTCGGGTGTCGCTAAATCCGCTGCATAGAAAATCATTCGTTCAGACATGGAAAAAGCATGCATTTCCGTTGCGATCAAATTTATAAGGTTATGTATCGTTACCGTGTTCAGGGTGCTTTTTATAAAACTCTCTTCTTTTCCGCATCTCCTTGTGGTACAATCCGGGAACCAATTTGTATACGATATCCTGTAACGCTTTGTCAGCCCTGGAAACGAAATTCGTTGAAGAAAATTGTTATCGCGGACAACGAAGGTTCGAATCGACGGAAACTTACTTGATGTTTGGTTTCGCTTTGTTGAGAACATGTTTGCAAGAAGGACAATGGGCCTCCGTGTTGAGATGCTTCAAAATACAGCTTCTGCAAACTGTAGGATGAAACGAAAAAGAGAAGACAGCATATCATTAGATGTTTCGTGGCTCGTAATTCAGGCACAACGATTCAATTTACTTACACGAATGTAAACACTCTACAACGGTAGTCGCGTCTATGAGGTAGCCTCTGCACAGCGGACAAATAAGATAGGGATTTACCTCGCGAAGGTAAGTCCTTTTACCCACTCCCGACATTTTTCTTATTGTTGTACCGAACTACTGTCCGTGACGGTGCCTGTAATCGTGAAACACGTTTCCTATATATAGTAATCCGACAGAAAACCGCAACTTCAAAGGAAAAATAAAACGATCTCTGTACGCGTCTGCGAGAATATTCGCACGCTAAATAATCACCGAACGAGACTCTTTCTTTTCCTTATCGTTAATCGAACGGATCAACGCGTTAACCCCTTTCGGTTTCTAACAAGAAAGACATCTAGTTTTACTCGCATGCGAAACATTGTGCTCGAAGTCAAGTACCAATAAATCACAAAGGGTTGAAACATCGGAGTATCTTCGTTACGTACAAGAACGACGTGTTCGTTATTTTTTCATCGCGCCTATCGAAGCAGCTACCGATCTCGAACGTTAAAGTCACAGAATCTAGGAAAATAAATGCACAGAATCTATTTTTATCCTGTAGCAACCTTCGCATTCGACTACGGAGCACATTCTTATCGAGTTCTCGTTTTTTTTTCATGGTTTTTATCGAAAACAATG carries:
- the LOC100877658 gene encoding uncharacterized protein LOC100877658; this translates as MSGVGKRTYLREVNPYLICPLCRGYLIDATTVVECLHSFCRSCILKHLNTEAHCPSCKHVLNKAKPNIKADKALQDIVYKLVPGLYHKEMRKRREFYKKHPEHADLATPEQRGEDVSGRLIFAPEDAVSLSLEYLPPGADPLTILLSTNDDTNNSHNQNNVCGNNNGTSNNGNYGTSTSNRRYLQCPALVTIAHLKKFLALKYSVDMTRYTIEICHRRAPLPEHWTLMDVAYIYAWKRNAPMRFFYRVALEEQRLEAPPYDRPSTPGLGASFPPIDAPVATGDNADTENSEKKPESRLSSDRCAVSTEKARSPSEQARVKVAKEVETKEEPPSSNAVTSTTVASTTVSITASKTMSTTTTTITNTVASPVSTETNKQQIKTPIKILKNPDGRYEVLRSPPGSWSSKEQNTTTTSSPEFSVVSIGNGQNSNGVKITLKQCTPNNSTPNKPKVISNVLLHCGQMEKDSAGSLVIQQLQRDKEKQQAEKQEKQRRRVTFVERSTPEKNTTNNALKTIQKKPAEQQEKKRFLQSFQLTAREPGTDTLESSFESNKVNAANETNEPHNKGNVTPKKEQDKVTAESSSNAENAKNKNNNENSGVNATSASKRVATIGGLTGNTRVNANKQCSDVDTCVLSYTKSINANNNSTKVDVYTFSNDPPIVPAGAVKRKCPPGLPICDIKRKRQHQVQPQSVKKQPVAPPPPAIQNTPKSHRKLPSEHVIPAKRMATMAGEAGPSRTPTTQSSKVSPNPVLSHDTRNILDGCGLNIPASLSITLTAPKSPGNSGGFPEPNDSKDNRKNTLGKVSPSITLNDRSVDPRVLKALKAGQIRMPAPPKPRQTKQLEREGNQQRPPPPSKRKRDQDSRDILDLSGGKKVDMHPLRIPQPVTKLKTKSTIRDGMPSISEQGQVVTLMSGHRYYRAPPGSLTPAAHRVSDCPLPTPVRTPVYAPGLSSPLSSSRSNTNLSSVFPSLQSLYALSQAPNLQQFQMDARLRLPRPADSSNTDNRNANSNLSGKSHLAAQCAPVKPARSSIAPLVVPITKQQQTSEKTSPPCLSRPTANDTNKTPAFRNNETLDSTESAQQLSVQSKYSSVTEGDNRYSPRSSNNSAESDENKVSTDGPRDSNSETSNDSRKEPDNSSRQTPHREAASPRVSSTASPSPPPGDTNANTSNSDNSSGRKDNTNTTSNGIDNDLPAPSPTKNMGAEVSSSKSPASPDSSSVTIESPSSKTTEQGFPSPSPASEVAKPSEHSTKVDNNVVVEESTNDNDKKASFKHIDAKQLTSEMFQKRLLAAFPSNEWANNPIAAEHFDNFLKSLKFIKSDGNKLDSLAPEKIESGQLACNDPARLNNEASSKSRTDVVE